A genomic segment from Ptychodera flava strain L36383 chromosome 19, AS_Pfla_20210202, whole genome shotgun sequence encodes:
- the LOC139118169 gene encoding piggyBac transposable element-derived protein 4-like: protein MSSESDASDALDLQAPSDTDLEGEEFDRRPPNPWFRVFPPEPARDHVIFQEVTGPVRPPPRDASPLAYFQLFFTIELVRSFVIETNRYAASFIERNQRALGHASRVWRWLRTGGTTVSEIKAFVAVILDMGLIQKNRIADYWEVKYRSQSTPWFRKIFSRNRFQLLLKFFHIVDNRAIPGRGEVGHDPRNKFQNLIDHCNRKFKQHYKPREMLSIDESMVGSRNRCDLIQFMPNKHHHRFGMKLWVVCEASTGYNLQLHAYGGARRDRGGENGLGYDFVIDLLREARLLRKSHHVVVDNFYTSVPLARDLLDMETYLTGTLHHNRRFIPAMIRNARPQVGETVYARQGEVLCAAYREKLSKPKPVLMLSTHEPAQNDPGHNNPPKPVIVTTYNKYMCGVDISDMMLFAYNDERKSMKYWKKMVFNVLHRMMLNAYIIYKQNTTDQHIFTREEFYKERSYARCTLD from the coding sequence ATGTCTTCGGAAAGCGATGCCAGTGACGCCTTAGATTTACAGGCACCCAGCGATACTGATTTAGAAGGTGAGGAATTTGATCGAAGGCCTCCCAATCCATGGTTTCGTGTGTTCCCGCCTGAGCCAGCTCGTGACCATGTAATTTTCCAAGAAGTTACGGGCCCCGTTCGTCCACCACCGAGAGATGCCAGCCCTCTTGCCTACTTTCAGCTATTCTTTACGATTGAACTTGTCAGATCATTTGTAATCGAAACCAATCGTTATGCCGCCAGTTTTATCGAGCGGAATCAGAGAGCCTTGGGCCACGCATCGAGAGTCTGGCGATGGTTACGTACTGGTGGTACGACGGTTAGTGAAATCAAAGCATTTGTTGCAGTAATTTTAGACATGGGTCTGATTCAGAAAAATCGAATTGCCGACTACTGGGAGGTAAAGTACCGCTCTCAATCAACACCTTGGTTTCGGAAGATTTTTTCAAGAAACAGATTCCAACTTTTGCTGAAGTTTTTCCACATAGTTGACAATCGTGCAATTCCTGGCAGAGGTGAAGTTGGACACGATCCACGAAATAAATTCCAGAACTTGATTGACCACTGTAACAGAAAGTTCAAACAACACTACAAACCAAGGGAAATGTTGAGTATTGATGAAAGCATGGTTGGTAGTAGAAATCGATGTGACCTTATCCAGTTTATGCCAAACAAACATCATCACAGGTTTGGCATGAAATTATGGGTAGTATGTGAGGCGTCAACTGGGTATAATTTACAACTCCATGCATATGGTGGTGCCAGACGAGACCGAGGTGGAGAAAATGGATTAGGCtatgattttgtcattgatTTACTCAGAGAAGCTCGGTTATTGAGGAAATCTCATCATGTAGTGGTCGACAACTTCTATACTAGTGTTCCACTCGCACGAGACCTGCTTGACATGGAAACCTATCTGACTGGAACGCTTCAccataatagaagattcattccTGCGATGATAAGAAATGCCCGTCCCCAGGTTGGTGAAACAGTGTATGCCAGACAGGGTGAGGTCTTATGTGCTGCCTACCGTGAAAAGCTGTCAAAACCCAAACCAGTACTGATGTTGTCAACTCATGAGCCAGCTCAGAATGACCCAGGTCATAACAACCCTCCTAAACCTGTCATCGTTACAACATACAACAAGTACATGTGTGGTGTAGACATCAGTGACATGATGCTCTTTGCTTACAATGATGAACGCAAATCCATGAAATACTGGAAGAAGATGGTATTTAACGTTCTTCACAGAATGATGCTGAATGCGTACATCATCTACAAGCAAAACACAACTGATCAGCACATATTTACCCGTGAAGAGTTCTACAAggagcgttcctatgcccgctgtacactagactaa
- the LOC139118168 gene encoding collectin-12-like codes for MTKIAFIITCMLFSTTLVATCHSKGSRGCPSGWITFRQSCYYIYDYHLYTFEEAETVCEATDSTLVIINDAEENLFLKAFTRNQRHIWIGITDIEDEGVWVWLDGSPLTYSNWMNGQPDNYGKREHCGHLYSNQHGRWNDYPCS; via the exons atgacgaAGATAGCTTTTATTATCACTTGTATGTTATTCAGTACCACACTAGTGGCAA CTTGCCACTCTAAGGGATCTCGAGGATGCCCGTCTGGATGGATAACTTTTCGGCAGAGTTGCTACTACATATATGATTATCACCTTTACACGTTTGAAGAAGCAGAAACAGTGTGTGAAGCAACGGACAGTACTCTGGTCATTATCAATGacgctgaagaaaatttgttctTGAAAG CGTTCACCCGTAACCAGCGCCACATTTGGATTGGAATAACTGACATTGAAGATGAAGGTGTTTGGGTATGGTTGGATGGATCCCCG TTGACGTACAGCAACTGGATGAACGGTCAGCCTGACAACTATGGTAAAAGGGAACATTGTGGACATCTTTATTCGAATCAACACGGACGGTGGAACGACTATCCATGTTCTTAG